One region of Bacteroidia bacterium genomic DNA includes:
- a CDS encoding acylphosphatase produces MIHTQIRIKGKVQGVYFRVSAQSQALKLGLNGMVRNDFNGDVYIEAEGSEDAIQKLIDWCIIGPAKAEVTEVISETGMLKNYAGFAILR; encoded by the coding sequence ATGATTCATACGCAGATAAGAATCAAGGGCAAAGTACAAGGTGTCTATTTCCGGGTGAGCGCCCAGTCGCAGGCGCTGAAACTCGGTCTCAACGGAATGGTGCGCAATGATTTTAACGGAGACGTATATATTGAGGCGGAAGGAAGCGAGGATGCAATTCAAAAACTGATAGACTGGTGCATCATCGGACCGGCGAAAGCGGAGGTGACCGAGGTGATCAGTGAAACAGGTATGCTTAAAAACTACGCAGGCTTTGCTATCCTCCGGTAG
- a CDS encoding Gfo/Idh/MocA family oxidoreductase, with product MKIKFGVTGQGHIGKRHAEMIRRNPDCELVAVCDNAPKASLGLDSLQEPFYSSVEEMLKMHPEIEVVCVCTPNGLHASQSKALLDLGKHVVVEKPMALHRQDCEQILHKALQNHKQVFCVMQNRYSPPSVWLKDIVSRKIIGDVFMVQLNCYWNRDERYYKRGSWKGTQELDGGTLFTQFSHWIDLLYWIFGDITDIQAKFSDFTHRELTEFEDSGFVNFRFVNGGMGCINYSTSVWDKNMESSISVVGSKGSLKVGGQYMDQVEYCHIRDYKLPVLAETAPANDYGSYKGSANNHHLMIQNVVDALKGKNIITTNALEGMKVVDIIERIYSFRKADRKS from the coding sequence ATGAAAATTAAATTTGGCGTTACGGGGCAAGGTCATATCGGTAAGCGACATGCTGAAATGATTCGACGCAATCCGGATTGTGAACTGGTAGCCGTTTGCGATAATGCACCTAAAGCATCGTTGGGACTGGATTCTCTTCAGGAACCCTTTTATTCCTCTGTGGAGGAAATGTTGAAAATGCATCCGGAAATTGAAGTGGTATGTGTATGTACCCCGAACGGCCTTCACGCTTCTCAAAGCAAGGCACTGCTCGATCTTGGCAAACATGTGGTGGTGGAAAAGCCAATGGCCCTCCACCGGCAGGATTGTGAACAGATCCTGCACAAAGCCCTGCAGAACCACAAACAGGTTTTTTGTGTGATGCAGAACCGGTATTCTCCCCCAAGTGTTTGGCTGAAGGATATAGTTTCCCGGAAAATCATTGGTGATGTTTTTATGGTGCAGCTCAACTGCTACTGGAACCGCGATGAGCGGTATTACAAGCGGGGAAGCTGGAAAGGTACGCAGGAATTGGACGGCGGAACTCTTTTTACGCAATTCTCGCACTGGATAGATCTGCTCTACTGGATTTTCGGGGATATCACCGATATCCAGGCAAAATTCAGTGACTTCACTCACCGGGAGCTCACGGAATTTGAGGATTCCGGATTTGTGAATTTCCGTTTCGTTAACGGAGGCATGGGATGTATCAATTACAGCACTTCCGTTTGGGATAAAAATATGGAGAGCAGCATATCCGTGGTCGGAAGCAAGGGCAGCCTGAAAGTAGGAGGTCAGTATATGGATCAGGTGGAGTATTGTCATATCAGGGATTATAAGTTGCCGGTGCTTGCTGAAACTGCGCCGGCAAACGACTACGGTTCATATAAGGGCTCCGCCAATAATCATCACCTCATGATTCAAAATGTGGTGGATGCGCTGAAAGGGAAAAATATAATAACAACGAATGCGCTGGAGGGAATGAAGGTGGTGGATATAATTGAGAGAATTTATTCATTCCGCAAAGCGGACAGAAAGAGCTGA
- a CDS encoding N-acetyltransferase, with amino-acid sequence MSSYFAHPTAVIDEGCHIGSEVKIWHFSHIMPDCVIGDRCNIGQNVVISPGVVLGKNVKVQNNVSIYTGVTCEDDVFLGPSMVFTNVTNPRSAVVRRNQYSKTHVGKGATIGANATIVCGHDIGAYAFIGAGAVITRDVPAYSLWVGNPATQIGWMSEFGHRLNFDASGKAECPESKEIYRLESGTVKKGA; translated from the coding sequence ATGTCTTCCTATTTTGCACATCCAACAGCAGTTATTGACGAGGGCTGCCACATCGGTAGTGAGGTGAAGATCTGGCATTTTTCGCACATTATGCCGGATTGTGTGATTGGCGACCGTTGCAACATCGGGCAGAACGTGGTGATATCCCCGGGTGTGGTACTTGGCAAGAATGTGAAAGTGCAGAACAATGTATCCATTTATACCGGAGTCACGTGCGAGGACGATGTTTTCCTGGGTCCGAGTATGGTATTTACAAACGTCACAAACCCGCGCAGCGCAGTGGTGCGGAGGAATCAATATTCTAAAACTCATGTTGGGAAAGGTGCAACCATCGGGGCGAATGCTACCATTGTTTGCGGACATGATATCGGGGCCTATGCATTCATCGGTGCAGGTGCCGTGATCACCAGGGATGTGCCTGCGTATTCACTTTGGGTCGGAAACCCGGCAACACAGATCGGGTGGATGAGTGAATTCGGACACCGCCTGAACTTTGATGCGTCCGGAAAGGCAGAATGCCCCGAGTCTAAGGAAATCTATCGCCTGGAGAGCGGAACAGTAAAAAAAGGGGCATGA
- a CDS encoding nucleotide sugar dehydrogenase, with amino-acid sequence MYNEIKRKKKVIAVLGLGYVGLPIALAFAKKVKVIGFDINEKRVKMMQKGMDPSQELSRKEFEGCDIEFTSSLQVLKKANFFIVAVPTPIDEHNLPDLKPLLGASATVGKCLKKGDYVVFESTVYPGCTEEDCIPVLEEESGLRFKKDFKVGYSPERINPGDKEHTITRITKVVSGCDAESLEEISKVYEIIVQAGTHKASSIKVAEAAKIIENTQRDVNISLMNELSIIFGRMGINTYDVLEAAGTKWNFLKFYPGLVGGHCIGVDPYYLTHKAEALGYHARVINSGRYVNDSMGFYVAKNMAKRIIAAGKNPSKSKVLIMGATFKEDVSDIRNSKVADIVKELKSYGMKVDVVDPHADSDELLHEYGFSLNRPGKKYDGVIVAVGHREYRNLNENYFKKMLGTKGVLVDIKGMYRKRIKQLTYWSL; translated from the coding sequence ATGTATAACGAAATCAAACGAAAAAAGAAAGTGATTGCCGTCCTGGGGCTGGGTTATGTCGGCCTTCCCATAGCACTTGCTTTTGCTAAAAAGGTAAAGGTGATCGGTTTCGACATCAATGAGAAGCGTGTGAAGATGATGCAGAAAGGAATGGATCCTTCCCAGGAGCTTAGCAGAAAGGAGTTCGAGGGATGTGATATTGAATTCACATCGTCGTTACAGGTTCTTAAAAAAGCAAACTTTTTTATTGTGGCGGTTCCCACCCCTATTGATGAGCATAACCTGCCGGACCTGAAGCCTTTGCTGGGCGCTTCGGCTACTGTGGGCAAATGCCTGAAAAAGGGAGATTATGTGGTGTTCGAGTCCACCGTTTATCCGGGATGTACGGAAGAGGATTGTATACCGGTGCTGGAGGAGGAATCAGGACTGCGATTCAAGAAAGATTTTAAAGTGGGCTATTCTCCGGAGCGTATCAATCCCGGTGACAAAGAGCATACCATAACCCGGATTACTAAGGTAGTCAGCGGATGTGATGCCGAGAGCCTGGAGGAAATCTCAAAGGTGTATGAAATTATTGTACAGGCCGGTACGCATAAGGCAAGTTCCATTAAAGTAGCAGAGGCTGCCAAGATCATTGAGAACACGCAACGCGATGTGAATATTTCCCTGATGAATGAGTTGTCTATTATTTTCGGCCGCATGGGTATCAACACGTATGATGTGCTCGAAGCGGCCGGCACGAAATGGAATTTTCTGAAATTCTATCCCGGACTGGTGGGCGGCCATTGTATTGGGGTCGATCCTTATTATCTGACCCATAAAGCAGAGGCGCTGGGCTACCATGCCCGTGTGATCAACAGCGGAAGATATGTGAATGACAGCATGGGTTTTTATGTGGCCAAAAATATGGCTAAACGTATTATTGCCGCCGGAAAGAATCCGTCTAAATCAAAAGTTCTCATAATGGGGGCTACTTTCAAGGAAGATGTGAGCGATATCCGGAATTCCAAGGTGGCTGACATTGTGAAGGAGCTGAAGTCGTACGGCATGAAAGTGGATGTAGTGGATCCGCACGCCGACAGCGATGAGCTGCTGCACGAATATGGATTTTCTCTTAACAGGCCCGGGAAGAAATATGACGGGGTGATTGTAGCAGTGGGGCACAGGGAGTACAGGAACCTGAACGAGAATTATTTTAAGAAAATGCTCGGAACCAAAGGAGTGCTGGTGGATATTAAAGGGATGTACAGGAAGAGGATAAAGCAGCTGACCTACTGGAGTCTCTGA
- a CDS encoding CotH kinase family protein, whose translation MRALLLFLFPATLFAQTFNGTGGPSSDDGNNNDFILTVTGLNPAILNNSFGLVGACLTMTHTWDADMDVKLIAPDGTQIQLFTGVGGSGDNFTNTCFSQTASTSIASGNPPFTGTYKPMGNLGDANNGQNGNGNWILRCVDTYQQDLGNLISWSITFGNNPPLPFSFSHSNLPIVVINTNNQTIPNEPKISAYMGIIYNGPNQINSMSDPHNHYAGDIGIERRGAYSNSLPQKPYNIETRTSTGLNLDTALLGMPAEHDWCLIANYNDKAFVRNTLAYKCFREMGHYAPRSEFVEVVLNGQYQGIYLLMEKIKRDNNRVDIARLDSFENTLPNVSGGYILKNDYWDASNSWLLNYNPIDHPTLPVHLVYYYPKPDDITAQQKTYIQGFINQYESVLYGPNFNHPVNGYSQYLSINSWIDYFIVNELARNVDGFKKSWYMHKDMDGVSPSKLKAGPVWDFDWAWKNIWDCNIFQQTNGSGWSHHINDCNPDVNSNGWYIRLLQDTLFKNKLKCRWTNHRMTMLDTSYLFSYIDSIALYLDSAQQRHYSKWGHLGLNSGAPEIGPIPTTFQGEVDALKNWIRLRITWLDNNMFGTLYGCSLIGIPEEVSGTGWSIYPNPASGIIYISSDTAEDSGAFTITDVSGREWMRIQPGGGELTFAVSLSHLPSGMYFVNYGTRPVKRLVKI comes from the coding sequence ATGCGAGCACTTCTTTTATTTCTATTTCCCGCAACGCTTTTTGCCCAGACCTTTAACGGAACAGGCGGACCGAGCTCCGACGATGGAAATAACAATGATTTTATACTCACGGTCACCGGGCTGAATCCGGCGATTCTGAACAACAGTTTCGGTTTGGTGGGAGCCTGCCTCACCATGACGCATACCTGGGATGCCGATATGGACGTAAAACTTATTGCGCCTGACGGAACACAGATTCAGCTGTTCACCGGCGTAGGTGGCAGCGGGGATAATTTTACGAATACATGTTTCAGCCAAACGGCGTCCACTTCTATTGCCAGCGGCAATCCACCGTTTACCGGCACCTACAAACCGATGGGGAACCTGGGAGATGCGAATAACGGACAGAATGGAAACGGAAACTGGATTCTGCGCTGCGTGGATACCTACCAGCAGGACCTGGGTAACCTGATCAGCTGGTCCATCACCTTTGGAAACAACCCTCCCCTTCCGTTCAGCTTCTCGCACAGCAATCTTCCGATTGTTGTTATCAACACAAACAATCAAACCATTCCCAATGAGCCGAAAATCAGTGCATACATGGGAATTATTTATAATGGCCCGAATCAAATCAATTCTATGAGTGACCCTCATAATCACTACGCGGGGGATATTGGCATTGAGCGGCGCGGAGCCTATTCGAATTCACTTCCCCAGAAGCCGTATAATATTGAAACCAGAACTTCCACCGGACTTAACCTTGACACCGCTTTGCTGGGAATGCCTGCGGAACACGACTGGTGTTTGATTGCCAACTACAACGATAAGGCCTTTGTCCGGAATACGCTTGCATATAAATGTTTCAGGGAAATGGGACACTACGCGCCAAGATCCGAATTTGTGGAAGTGGTTCTGAACGGTCAATATCAGGGAATCTATCTTCTCATGGAGAAGATCAAACGCGATAACAACCGGGTAGACATTGCCCGCCTGGATTCGTTTGAAAATACACTGCCGAATGTTTCAGGAGGATATATTCTGAAGAATGACTACTGGGATGCATCTAATTCCTGGTTATTAAATTATAATCCGATAGATCACCCCACCCTCCCCGTTCATCTCGTTTATTATTATCCCAAACCGGATGATATCACGGCCCAGCAAAAAACCTATATTCAGGGATTTATCAATCAGTATGAAAGTGTACTGTATGGCCCGAATTTCAACCATCCGGTAAACGGATACAGCCAGTACCTGAGCATCAACTCCTGGATAGATTATTTTATTGTGAATGAACTGGCCCGTAATGTAGACGGTTTTAAAAAGAGCTGGTACATGCACAAGGATATGGACGGTGTTTCACCCTCGAAGCTCAAAGCCGGTCCGGTGTGGGATTTTGACTGGGCCTGGAAAAACATCTGGGACTGCAACATTTTCCAGCAGACAAACGGATCCGGATGGTCACATCATATCAACGATTGCAATCCTGATGTGAATTCGAACGGCTGGTATATCCGGCTTCTCCAGGATACTCTTTTCAAGAATAAACTTAAGTGCCGCTGGACCAATCACCGTATGACCATGCTGGATACAAGCTACCTGTTCAGTTATATTGACAGTATTGCATTGTATCTCGACAGCGCGCAGCAGAGGCATTATTCAAAGTGGGGGCATTTGGGACTCAACAGCGGTGCGCCGGAGATTGGTCCGATCCCAACCACCTTTCAGGGAGAAGTGGATGCCCTTAAAAACTGGATTCGTCTCCGCATAACCTGGCTGGACAATAATATGTTCGGCACGCTCTACGGATGTTCCCTGATCGGTATTCCGGAAGAGGTTAGCGGAACGGGCTGGAGCATTTATCCGAACCCTGCATCCGGTATAATTTATATTTCTTCCGACACTGCAGAAGATTCCGGAGCATTCACTATCACAGATGTTTCAGGCAGAGAATGGATGCGAATCCAACCGGGCGGCGGGGAGCTCACTTTTGCCGTTTCTCTTTCACACCTTCCCTCAGGAATGTATTTCGTGAATTACGGAACGCGACCGGTAAAGCGCCTGGTAAAAATCTGA